tcatttgaataaaaatacatattatcTATTTGTTCATTACCACCGTAATTAGATCGACAATTATCAACTTGCGATACTTTTTGTGTTGTATTTTTTGTCAATGTATTGGTTGTTGGTAAGTCTGAATTGTAAATTGAATGACAATCATTATAATCATTATAtcctaaataattattgtcgttataaataatattatgacTAGGATAATGTGCAGTAGTTTCATCGACTAATGGAGGTAATGTTAATTTACCTAAATCATCACGTTGATATGACATTTCATATGTTCGATTGTTTGTCGACTTTTCactttcaattaaattatttttggctattgtgttattaattgttaaaaatgaatcTGTTTTATCATAGGACTGCTGTTGATAACAGAGTTTGTCATCGTGGTTTTGAGATAAAGCGAGACTACTTGAAGAATCATCACTGACAAAATGATTCCAGTACATTTGATGGTCATGGGATTTTACTTGGTATTTAATAGTTCCTGAGCCGAGATCCAATAGAGTTGAAGGCGATCGATTGCTGGGATTACTATTATGATCTGATGTAAAATCGGTTTTTATAGGTTGGtcaagttgaaaaatttcttcagGTTGAAAATATTCTCCGGCGATGACTGGAAAATCATACGATTCTTGATTATGCTGAGGGGTTGTTTGACTTTGTAAGTAAAGATTATCATGGCTTGCTGATTCTGGATACCAAAAAGGCTCGGCTGTTTGTTGATATACTTGTGGTGGTTGATATGATAGAGGTGTTGGTAGACCACAAGAACATTCGAGCAATGGGCATGAACATGAGTaatctaaaatataattaataaaattattattttttcaatttattacaaACTTTCTATAGAGAAAGATTAAaccataattataataacgtaaaataattacttttattagaaATCAGAGGAGGTGGTTGATTTTGTTTTACTGATAGCTGATATGTTTCAGAAATATGGCGTTTTCTTTCTTTTAGCGACataatctacaaaaattaataaacaattaattaatttaaaaataaatttgttggtttttatataaattgctaattgttaattataaaattacccTTGATCCAACAGCCGCATCACGAGCAAGTAAAACAGCCAAACTTCTAACTCTTCGACCAGCTCCAGCACTTCTGCGGGATTCAGCAGTTGATTTAGGTTCAGGACGTGGATGATCATGTTGTCCTTTagcttgaaaaaatattcctTGAGGTGTATGACGCCAAAAATGGGTTACTGGGTATCCGCAATGACCACGACATGCTTGAATTTCTAATAATCCGCGGCATGGTTTATTGGGGCACGGATTGTTTTGTTGTTTCTTTCTTgcctattaaattaataaatgtaataattatttatttaatttctttcttaaatttattaatttattttttaccttaTCACAAATAGCTGGACGTAAATGTACACGTGATCCATTAGGTAATGTACATCTTTGAGAACAAACAAGTACACCGAggcatgatttttttaatatattaacatTATGATTGTTTGTATTTCTCATTGCCCATCCTGATAAATGTTTTCTTGCTTCTTCACAATCtggatcataaatttttcttacatgtCCGTCTGCCCATTCTGACCATAAATCATAATCTTCTAcctgtaatttaatttaataaacaatgaagaaaaaaaaatccaaaagatTGTTTAATAGATTATTTTCATCTACGTATAAGCAAGGTTtggtgaattatttttttttctttttttaaataaaattattaagttatttgcaaattaatttttaaaaaaatattattattattaaaaagtttaaagtaaaaactattgttaatttaaaatatagagGAACGTAAAAGAACAAAACTTGGGAATTCCCAGTTTAGAACAAATAAGTATAGATATATCTTTCACCTGATgcttaaataagtaaaatcataaataattgtaaaattttaaatccctCTATTGTTGAAAATAATCTTAAGGTCTACCAGTTATATACAGTGTCATGGTACATAAAGATAGTATAAGTTACTATGGGGTACACAATACTACAGAATTTAAGTACTTTAAGTACTATAAAtggaaacaatgaaaaaatcacttgcaGATGGCTTGAAAAAGCAAATAGCCTTTTCTAGTGCATGGCTTTTAGGTATAATTTGGTGAAACTGGAATTACCCAGGGGTTCAAGACGGATCTTGGGGAATTCCCTGGTCCGTGgtttttcccaaaattttacttttcaaaaCAGCAATAATATTAACTTACATTGCTTTTACAAATGGTTCAACCActcaatataataataaacaactctctaaaaatgaatcagtgaaattcacttcgaatTAGGGAATATTCACTGGAAATATAAGTATAaccactggttgaattagtggtatacttatagctgtagcaatgattcgcagtgaatttcactaattcatttttagagagtaagcAACCtacagtcactacgtgactaCCCGAGTATTACtgcaaatttataaaacatgatttgaattaaactgtttattaaaatctcCACCATGAAGTTTTCTTcagaatattttgtttatttttattatcattgaaatttaatgaaaaaattctgatcattactttctaaacatgaattagtgaaataagtgaatattcactaattcagagTGTCAATTGAACCACTTTTTGGATAAGTGGTACGATTTGCactttgaattagtgaatatgcACTTAttgtcactaattcatgtttagagagtaactCGCAAACTTATTGATTTCGTTGACGGTATAATCATGGGAttcttaaaaa
The DNA window shown above is from Microplitis mediator isolate UGA2020A chromosome 1, iyMicMedi2.1, whole genome shotgun sequence and carries:
- the LOC130664486 gene encoding putative uncharacterized protein DDB_G0282133, with amino-acid sequence MVVMSRMRSPTMSANVGDNQQHPHQEWDINDSNVPSVEDYDLWSEWADGHVRKIYDPDCEEARKHLSGWAMRNTNNHNVNILKKSCLGVLVCSQRCTLPNGSRVHLRPAICDKARKKQQNNPCPNKPCRGLLEIQACRGHCGYPVTHFWRHTPQGIFFQAKGQHDHPRPEPKSTAESRRSAGAGRRVRSLAVLLARDAAVGSRIMSLKERKRHISETYQLSVKQNQPPPLISNKNYSCSCPLLECSCGLPTPLSYQPPQVYQQTAEPFWYPESASHDNLYLQSQTTPQHNQESYDFPVIAGEYFQPEEIFQLDQPIKTDFTSDHNSNPSNRSPSTLLDLGSGTIKYQVKSHDHQMYWNHFVSDDSSSSLALSQNHDDKLCYQQQSYDKTDSFLTINNTIAKNNLIESEKSTNNRTYEMSYQRDDLGKLTLPPLVDETTAHYPSHNIIYNDNNYLGYNDYNDCHSIYNSDLPTTNTLTKNTTQKVSQVDNCRSNYGGNEQIDNMYFYSNERCHNACDLDNKFTESPIPLQIPINNNNYNSNNNSGNNNNSYDGDLDSTSFVDYTFLGTLCNSSEDITTNIQSISSITNESTYYNNNNNNNNLMNYQSLDNQGFNKGEIEEIWLKMER